A genome region from Gambusia affinis linkage group LG24, SWU_Gaff_1.0, whole genome shotgun sequence includes the following:
- the LOC122826853 gene encoding traf2 and NCK-interacting protein kinase-like isoform X1 yields MANDSPAKSLVDIDLASLRDPAGIFELVEVVGNGTYGQVYKGRHVKTGQLAAIKVMDVTEDEEEEIKLEINMLKKYSHHRNIATYYGAFIKKSPPGHDDQLWLVMEFCGAGSITDLVKNTKGNQLKEDWIAYISREILRGLAHLHAHHVIHRDIKGQNVLLTENAEVKLVDFGVSAQLDRTVGRRNTFIGTPYWMAPEVIACDENPDATYDYRSDLWSCGITAIEMAEGAPPLCDMHPMRALFLIPRNPPPRLKSKKWSKKFFSFIESCLVKNYTQRPPTEQLLKHPFIRDQPNERQVRIQLKDHIDRTKKKRGEKDETEYEYSGSEDEEEDPPEQEGEPSSIVNVPGESTLRRDFIRLQQENKERSEALRHQQLLQEQQLREQEEYKRQLLAERQKRIEQQKEQRRRLEEQQRREREMRRQQEREQRRREQEEKRRMEEMDRRRKEEEERRRAEEEKRRNDREQEYIRRQLEEEQRHLEKLQEQLLREQAMLLADERFRKNIQGSPQSAPPSKQPPLPPRSSEHYSNGGSASEASAMHRPMEPQVQWSHLAALKSSNSAAPSPPPPVVSRSQSFSESGGVSSSFAQLHLRSQDPHHHHHPLPARPDPQPQPPLHHPQAQTRLERQTSGEEVPPKVPVRTTSRSPVLSRRESPLPSQPNQRSVGSNVEQRPLWDRVEKLQSRPGSGSSSGSNASSQASPGDRFRPRCESPASSKSEGSPLQRPENIPKKQEEKNSSRPTRPAGDMDLTALAKELRAVDDVRPPHKVTDYSSSSDDSGTTDEEDEEEVDQEAGEESTSGAEDSRTGRLSNGETDSAKTMLVEDLESEQATPSKDGTLVIRQSTADTKRLVSLSSSSSSSPGSGPGQSVPEKNGFPGRIHHLPDLIQQSHHSPSSSTAILSSISMSPSSSSSSFQSSSSQASPGMCSQIPQDELTAIESQSENNNMSKHKSSSSFTPFIDPRLLQISPSSGSSLNNMAGFGQEGRLADPLRSDPSRKGSVVNVNPVNTRPPSDTPEIRKYKKRFNSEILCAALWGVNLLVGTESGLMLLDRSGQGKVYPLINRRRIQQMDVLEGLNVLVTISGKKNKLRVYYLSWLRNKILHNDPEVEKKQGWVNVGDLEGCVHYKVVKYERIKFLVLALKNSVEVYAWAPKPYHKFMAFKSFGDLVHKPLLVDLTVEEGQRLKVIYGSCSGFHAVDVDSGAVYDIYLPTHIQTNIQCHAIIILPNTDGIELLVCYEDEGVYVNTYGRITKDVVLQWGEMPTSVAYIRSNQIMGWGEKAIEIRSVETGHLDGVFMHKRAQRLKFLCERNDKVFFASVRQGGASQVYFMTLGRSSLMSW; encoded by the exons gatgaagaggaggaaattAAACTGGAGATCAATATGCTTAAGAAGTACTCCCACCACAGGAACATAGCCACCTACTACGGTGCTTTCATTAAGAAGAGTCCCCCGGGACATGACGACCAGCTCTGG ctggTGATGGAGTTTTGTGGCGCTGGTTCGATCACAGACCTGGTGAAGAACACAAAGGGAAACCAGCTGAAGGAAGACTGGATTGCCTACATTTCCAGAGAGATTCTTAGA GGTTTGGCCCACTTACACGCCCACCATGTGATCCACCGTGACATCAAAGGCCAGAACGTCCTGCTGACTGAGAACGCCGAAGTAAAGCTGG TGGATTTCGGTGTGAGTGCCCAGCTGGATCGGACAGTCGGGAGGAGAAACACATTCATCGGGACTCCATATTGGATGGCCCCGGAGGTCATCGCTTGTGACGAGAACCCAGATGCCACGTATGATTACCGA AGCGATCTGTGGTCCTGTGGCATCACTGCGATCGAGATGGCAGAGGGCGCGCCGC CGCTTTGCGACATGCACCCCATGCGAGCGCTCTTCCTCATCCCAAGAAACCCTCCTCCGAGGCTCAAATCCAAAAAGTG GTCCAAGAAGTTTTTCAGCTTCATAGAGAGCTGTCTGGTGAAGAACTACACGCAGCGGCCTCCGACCGAGCAGCTGCTGAAGCATCCCTTCATCCGGGACCAGCCCAATGAGCGGCAGGTCAGGATCCAGCTCAAAGACCACATTGACCGCACcaagaagaagagaggagaaaagg ATGAAACCGAATACGAGTACAGTGGcagtgaggatgaggaagaggatcCTCCAGAGCAGGAAGGCGAGCCGAG CTCCATCGTCAACGTGCCGGGAGAGTCGACCCTGCGGCGCGACTTCATCCGCCTGCAGCAGGAGAACAAGGAGCGGTCAGAGGCGCTCCGccaccagcagctcctccaggagcagcagctccGTGAGCAGGAGGAGTACAAGCGCCAACTACTGGCCGAAAGACAGAAACGCATCGAACAGCAGAAGGAGCAGAGACGGCGGCTAGAAGAg CAACAGAGACGGGAGCGGGAGATGAGGAGGCAACAGGAGCGTGAGCAGCGCCGGcgggagcaggaggagaagaggcGAATGGAGGAGATGGATCGCCGACgtaaagaggaggaggagcgccGGCGAGccgaggaggagaagaggaggaatgACCGCGAACAG GAGTACATCCGGCgtcagctggaggaggagcagcgaCACCTGGAGAAACTGCAGGAGCAGCTGCTCCGAGAACAGGCCATGTTGCTG GCTGACGAGCGTTTCCGTAAAAACATTCAGGGCTCCCCTCAGTCCGCCCCTCCATCCAAGCAGCCCCCTTTGCCTCCCCGCTCCTCTGAACATTACTCCAATGGCGGCTCGGCTTCGGAGGCCTCCGCCATGCACCGACCCATGGAGCCTCAG GTCCAGTGGTCCCACCTGGCTGCTCTAAAGAGCAGCAACAGTGCGGCCCCCTCCCCTCCTCCGCCCGTGGTCTCTCGCTCCCAGTCCTTCAGCGAGTCTGGCGGCGTGAGCTCTAGCTTTGCACAGCTTCACCTGCGCTCCCAGGACCcacaccatcaccaccacccaTTGCCTGCACGCCCCGACCCCCAACCCCAACCTCCCCTCCACCACCCCCAGGCCCAGACCCGACTCGAACGCCAGACCAGCGGCGAGGAGGTTCCTCCCAAG GTACCAGTGAGGACAACATCCAGGTCTCCTGTGTTGTCCCGCAGAGAGTCCCCGCTGCCGTCTCAGCCCAACCAGAGGAGCGTTGGCAG taATGTGGAGCAGCGCCCCCTGTGGGACAGAGTGGAGAAGCTGCAGTCTCGGCCCGGCAGTGGCAGCTCCTCGGGCTCCAACGCCAGCTCCCAGGCCAGTCCGGGTGACCGTTTCAGGCCACGTTGTGAGTCACCTG CTTCGTCTAAATCTGAAGGCTCGCCTCTGCAGCGTCCAGAAAACAtcccaaaaaaacaagaagagaagAACTCCTCCAGGCCAACTCGACCAGCC GGTGACATG GACCTGACTGCTCTGGCCAAGGAGCTGCGTGCGGTGGACGACGTGCGGCCTCCTCACAAGGTGACCGACTACTCCTCATCGAGCGACGACTCCGGCACCACGGATGAAGAGGACGAAGAGGAGGTGGACCAGGAGGCGGGAGAGGAGTCCACCTCAGGAGCTGAGGACTCCAGGACGGG GAGGCTGAGCAATGGAGAGACAGATTCAGCTAAGACCATGCTGGTGGAAGACCTGGAGAGCGAACAAGCCACCCCCTCCAAAGATGGCACCCTGGTCATCAGACAG AGCACAGCTGACACAAAGCGGTTGGTCagtctctcatcttcctcctcttcctcgcccgGCTCTGGCCCCGGTCAGAGCGTCCCGGAGAAAAACGGCTTTCCGGGCCGCATTCACCACCTGCCAGACCTTATCCAGCAGAGCCATCACTCCCCTTCCTCTTCTACAGCCATCCTTTCCTCCATCTCCAtgtctccctcctcctcctcttcctccttccagTCATCCTCTAGCCAGGCCAGTCCTGGAATGTGCTCACAGATTCCCCAGGACGAGCTCACTGCCATAGAG TCCCAGTCAGAGAACAACAACATGTCCAAACACAAGTCCTCTTCGTCGTTCACGCCCTTCATTGACCCTCGTCTTCTTCAGATATCTCCATCCAGCGGCAGCTCCCTTAACAACATGG CTGGTTTTGGTCAAGAAGGTCGACTCGCTGACCCACTGAGGTCCGACCCGTCCCGCAAAGGATCGGTGGTCAACGTCAACCCTGTCAACACGCGCCCACCGAGCGACACTCCAGAGATCCGCAAGTACAAGAAGAGGTTCAACTCTGAGATCCTGTGTGCAGCACTCTGGG GAGTGAACCTGCTGGTCGGGACAGAGAGCGGGCTGATGCTGCTGGACCGAAGCGGTCAGGGGAAAGTCTACCCACTGATTAACCGGCGTCGCATCCAGCAGATGGACGTCTTGGAGGGACTCAACGTTCTGGTCACCATATCAG GTAAAAAGAACAAGCTGCGAGTGTACTACCTGTCGTGGCTCAGGAACAAGATTTTACACAACGACCCTGAAGTGGAGAAGAAACAGGGCTGGGTGAACGTGGGCGACCTGGAGGGCTGCGTCCACTACAAAGTCG TGAAATACGAGAGGATTAAGTTCTTGGTGTTGGCCTTGAAGAACTCTGTGGAGGTTTACGCCTGGGCTCCCAAACCCTACCATAAATTCATGGCATTCAAA TCTTTTGGCGACCTCGTGCACAAGCCTCTGCTGGTCGACTTGACTGTGGAGGAGGGtcagaggttaaaggtcatctACGGCTCCTGCTCAGGCTTCCACGCCGTCGACGTGGATTCCGGCGCCGTCTACGACATCTACCTGCCCACACAC ATCCAGACCAACATTCAGTGCCACGCCATCATCATCCTCCCCAACACGGACGGCATCGAGCTGCTGGTGTGCTACGAGGACGAGGGCGTCTACGTCAACACCTACGGCCGCATCACCAAGGACGTGGTGCTGCAGTGGGGAGAAATGCCGACGTCAGTGG CCTACATTAGGTCAAACCAGATAATGGGCTGGGGGGAGAAAGCTATTGAGATCCGCTCAGTGGAGACGGGACACCTGGACGGCGTCTTCATGCACAAAAGAGCCCAGAGACTTAAATTTCTTTGCGAGAGGAACGACAAG GTCTTTTTCGCCTCCGTGCGTCAAGGCGGCGCCAGCCAGGTGTACTTCATGACCCTGGGACGCTCCTCCCTTATGAGCTGGTAG
- the LOC122826853 gene encoding traf2 and NCK-interacting protein kinase-like isoform X3: MANDSPAKSLVDIDLASLRDPAGIFELVEVVGNGTYGQVYKGRHVKTGQLAAIKVMDVTEDEEEEIKLEINMLKKYSHHRNIATYYGAFIKKSPPGHDDQLWLVMEFCGAGSITDLVKNTKGNQLKEDWIAYISREILRGLAHLHAHHVIHRDIKGQNVLLTENAEVKLVDFGVSAQLDRTVGRRNTFIGTPYWMAPEVIACDENPDATYDYRSDLWSCGITAIEMAEGAPPLCDMHPMRALFLIPRNPPPRLKSKKWSKKFFSFIESCLVKNYTQRPPTEQLLKHPFIRDQPNERQVRIQLKDHIDRTKKKRGEKDETEYEYSGSEDEEEDPPEQEGEPSSIVNVPGESTLRRDFIRLQQENKERSEALRHQQLLQEQQLREQEEYKRQLLAERQKRIEQQKEQRRRLEEQQRREREMRRQQEREQRRREQEEKRRMEEMDRRRKEEEERRRAEEEKRRNDREQEYIRRQLEEEQRHLEKLQEQLLREQAMLLADERFRKNIQGSPQSAPPSKQPPLPPRSSEHYSNGGSASEASAMHRPMEPQVQWSHLAALKSSNSAAPSPPPPVVSRSQSFSESGGVSSSFAQLHLRSQDPHHHHHPLPARPDPQPQPPLHHPQAQTRLERQTSGEEVPPKVPVRTTSRSPVLSRRESPLPSQPNQRSVGSNVEQRPLWDRVEKLQSRPGSGSSSGSNASSQASPGDRFRPRSSSKSEGSPLQRPENIPKKQEEKNSSRPTRPAGDMDLTALAKELRAVDDVRPPHKVTDYSSSSDDSGTTDEEDEEEVDQEAGEESTSGAEDSRTGRLSNGETDSAKTMLVEDLESEQATPSKDGTLVIRQSTADTKRLVSLSSSSSSSPGSGPGQSVPEKNGFPGRIHHLPDLIQQSHHSPSSSTAILSSISMSPSSSSSSFQSSSSQASPGMCSQIPQDELTAIESQSENNNMSKHKSSSSFTPFIDPRLLQISPSSGSSLNNMAGFGQEGRLADPLRSDPSRKGSVVNVNPVNTRPPSDTPEIRKYKKRFNSEILCAALWGVNLLVGTESGLMLLDRSGQGKVYPLINRRRIQQMDVLEGLNVLVTISGKKNKLRVYYLSWLRNKILHNDPEVEKKQGWVNVGDLEGCVHYKVVKYERIKFLVLALKNSVEVYAWAPKPYHKFMAFKSFGDLVHKPLLVDLTVEEGQRLKVIYGSCSGFHAVDVDSGAVYDIYLPTHIQTNIQCHAIIILPNTDGIELLVCYEDEGVYVNTYGRITKDVVLQWGEMPTSVAYIRSNQIMGWGEKAIEIRSVETGHLDGVFMHKRAQRLKFLCERNDKVFFASVRQGGASQVYFMTLGRSSLMSW, from the exons gatgaagaggaggaaattAAACTGGAGATCAATATGCTTAAGAAGTACTCCCACCACAGGAACATAGCCACCTACTACGGTGCTTTCATTAAGAAGAGTCCCCCGGGACATGACGACCAGCTCTGG ctggTGATGGAGTTTTGTGGCGCTGGTTCGATCACAGACCTGGTGAAGAACACAAAGGGAAACCAGCTGAAGGAAGACTGGATTGCCTACATTTCCAGAGAGATTCTTAGA GGTTTGGCCCACTTACACGCCCACCATGTGATCCACCGTGACATCAAAGGCCAGAACGTCCTGCTGACTGAGAACGCCGAAGTAAAGCTGG TGGATTTCGGTGTGAGTGCCCAGCTGGATCGGACAGTCGGGAGGAGAAACACATTCATCGGGACTCCATATTGGATGGCCCCGGAGGTCATCGCTTGTGACGAGAACCCAGATGCCACGTATGATTACCGA AGCGATCTGTGGTCCTGTGGCATCACTGCGATCGAGATGGCAGAGGGCGCGCCGC CGCTTTGCGACATGCACCCCATGCGAGCGCTCTTCCTCATCCCAAGAAACCCTCCTCCGAGGCTCAAATCCAAAAAGTG GTCCAAGAAGTTTTTCAGCTTCATAGAGAGCTGTCTGGTGAAGAACTACACGCAGCGGCCTCCGACCGAGCAGCTGCTGAAGCATCCCTTCATCCGGGACCAGCCCAATGAGCGGCAGGTCAGGATCCAGCTCAAAGACCACATTGACCGCACcaagaagaagagaggagaaaagg ATGAAACCGAATACGAGTACAGTGGcagtgaggatgaggaagaggatcCTCCAGAGCAGGAAGGCGAGCCGAG CTCCATCGTCAACGTGCCGGGAGAGTCGACCCTGCGGCGCGACTTCATCCGCCTGCAGCAGGAGAACAAGGAGCGGTCAGAGGCGCTCCGccaccagcagctcctccaggagcagcagctccGTGAGCAGGAGGAGTACAAGCGCCAACTACTGGCCGAAAGACAGAAACGCATCGAACAGCAGAAGGAGCAGAGACGGCGGCTAGAAGAg CAACAGAGACGGGAGCGGGAGATGAGGAGGCAACAGGAGCGTGAGCAGCGCCGGcgggagcaggaggagaagaggcGAATGGAGGAGATGGATCGCCGACgtaaagaggaggaggagcgccGGCGAGccgaggaggagaagaggaggaatgACCGCGAACAG GAGTACATCCGGCgtcagctggaggaggagcagcgaCACCTGGAGAAACTGCAGGAGCAGCTGCTCCGAGAACAGGCCATGTTGCTG GCTGACGAGCGTTTCCGTAAAAACATTCAGGGCTCCCCTCAGTCCGCCCCTCCATCCAAGCAGCCCCCTTTGCCTCCCCGCTCCTCTGAACATTACTCCAATGGCGGCTCGGCTTCGGAGGCCTCCGCCATGCACCGACCCATGGAGCCTCAG GTCCAGTGGTCCCACCTGGCTGCTCTAAAGAGCAGCAACAGTGCGGCCCCCTCCCCTCCTCCGCCCGTGGTCTCTCGCTCCCAGTCCTTCAGCGAGTCTGGCGGCGTGAGCTCTAGCTTTGCACAGCTTCACCTGCGCTCCCAGGACCcacaccatcaccaccacccaTTGCCTGCACGCCCCGACCCCCAACCCCAACCTCCCCTCCACCACCCCCAGGCCCAGACCCGACTCGAACGCCAGACCAGCGGCGAGGAGGTTCCTCCCAAG GTACCAGTGAGGACAACATCCAGGTCTCCTGTGTTGTCCCGCAGAGAGTCCCCGCTGCCGTCTCAGCCCAACCAGAGGAGCGTTGGCAG taATGTGGAGCAGCGCCCCCTGTGGGACAGAGTGGAGAAGCTGCAGTCTCGGCCCGGCAGTGGCAGCTCCTCGGGCTCCAACGCCAGCTCCCAGGCCAGTCCGGGTGACCGTTTCAGGCCACGTT CTTCGTCTAAATCTGAAGGCTCGCCTCTGCAGCGTCCAGAAAACAtcccaaaaaaacaagaagagaagAACTCCTCCAGGCCAACTCGACCAGCC GGTGACATG GACCTGACTGCTCTGGCCAAGGAGCTGCGTGCGGTGGACGACGTGCGGCCTCCTCACAAGGTGACCGACTACTCCTCATCGAGCGACGACTCCGGCACCACGGATGAAGAGGACGAAGAGGAGGTGGACCAGGAGGCGGGAGAGGAGTCCACCTCAGGAGCTGAGGACTCCAGGACGGG GAGGCTGAGCAATGGAGAGACAGATTCAGCTAAGACCATGCTGGTGGAAGACCTGGAGAGCGAACAAGCCACCCCCTCCAAAGATGGCACCCTGGTCATCAGACAG AGCACAGCTGACACAAAGCGGTTGGTCagtctctcatcttcctcctcttcctcgcccgGCTCTGGCCCCGGTCAGAGCGTCCCGGAGAAAAACGGCTTTCCGGGCCGCATTCACCACCTGCCAGACCTTATCCAGCAGAGCCATCACTCCCCTTCCTCTTCTACAGCCATCCTTTCCTCCATCTCCAtgtctccctcctcctcctcttcctccttccagTCATCCTCTAGCCAGGCCAGTCCTGGAATGTGCTCACAGATTCCCCAGGACGAGCTCACTGCCATAGAG TCCCAGTCAGAGAACAACAACATGTCCAAACACAAGTCCTCTTCGTCGTTCACGCCCTTCATTGACCCTCGTCTTCTTCAGATATCTCCATCCAGCGGCAGCTCCCTTAACAACATGG CTGGTTTTGGTCAAGAAGGTCGACTCGCTGACCCACTGAGGTCCGACCCGTCCCGCAAAGGATCGGTGGTCAACGTCAACCCTGTCAACACGCGCCCACCGAGCGACACTCCAGAGATCCGCAAGTACAAGAAGAGGTTCAACTCTGAGATCCTGTGTGCAGCACTCTGGG GAGTGAACCTGCTGGTCGGGACAGAGAGCGGGCTGATGCTGCTGGACCGAAGCGGTCAGGGGAAAGTCTACCCACTGATTAACCGGCGTCGCATCCAGCAGATGGACGTCTTGGAGGGACTCAACGTTCTGGTCACCATATCAG GTAAAAAGAACAAGCTGCGAGTGTACTACCTGTCGTGGCTCAGGAACAAGATTTTACACAACGACCCTGAAGTGGAGAAGAAACAGGGCTGGGTGAACGTGGGCGACCTGGAGGGCTGCGTCCACTACAAAGTCG TGAAATACGAGAGGATTAAGTTCTTGGTGTTGGCCTTGAAGAACTCTGTGGAGGTTTACGCCTGGGCTCCCAAACCCTACCATAAATTCATGGCATTCAAA TCTTTTGGCGACCTCGTGCACAAGCCTCTGCTGGTCGACTTGACTGTGGAGGAGGGtcagaggttaaaggtcatctACGGCTCCTGCTCAGGCTTCCACGCCGTCGACGTGGATTCCGGCGCCGTCTACGACATCTACCTGCCCACACAC ATCCAGACCAACATTCAGTGCCACGCCATCATCATCCTCCCCAACACGGACGGCATCGAGCTGCTGGTGTGCTACGAGGACGAGGGCGTCTACGTCAACACCTACGGCCGCATCACCAAGGACGTGGTGCTGCAGTGGGGAGAAATGCCGACGTCAGTGG CCTACATTAGGTCAAACCAGATAATGGGCTGGGGGGAGAAAGCTATTGAGATCCGCTCAGTGGAGACGGGACACCTGGACGGCGTCTTCATGCACAAAAGAGCCCAGAGACTTAAATTTCTTTGCGAGAGGAACGACAAG GTCTTTTTCGCCTCCGTGCGTCAAGGCGGCGCCAGCCAGGTGTACTTCATGACCCTGGGACGCTCCTCCCTTATGAGCTGGTAG